The proteins below are encoded in one region of Bremerella sp. P1:
- a CDS encoding carboxy terminal-processing peptidase yields MANVRGNWTNLRHPIFFLFTVAATFATLVVASLLPKDAPAQGPLAGQDRHLPERHISRMVSRLLLRDHLSTAPLDDTISQRAFDKFLKFWDPLKLYFTEADVAEFSANRNLLDDQVRSGNTEFAHKVFERFIQRTLERVQTVDDLLANHEFNFEEDEVFVTDGDKVKYPANAAEATDRWRKRLKYDLLTQLADGKSLEEAKERIGKRYHSYARRIGQTSEDELLEVFLTSVTSAYDPHTTYMSPGTLENFNIQMRLNLEGIGAALMSEDGFCKVSKVIPGGAADKHGKKNADEKIEAGDFIVSVGQGTDGEMVDVVDMKLNDVVDMIRGKANTVVRLGVKKKGKGETKIFDITRAKVELKDSEARGEIVEQTTAEGHKMKIGWIDLPSFYLDMEAARSGNPNVKRSTIDVARLLADFRQKGVEAVVLDLRRNGGGSLTEAIDLTGLFIDQGPVVQVKDADNNVHPYEDMNRGMLWDGPLVVLTSKMSASASEILAGAIQDYGRGIVVGDEQTHGKGTVQTLLDLGREELMGANPVNPPSLGALKITLQKFYRPSGKSTQLKGVEADVALPALTANMDIAEGDLDYPVPFDTVQTTRYPVSNANAAPLVAELNRLSGQRVQSSEGFTKLNKMIETYLQQKDKKQVDLNKAKFMAEYEALSEREKEIESLVGETDEDPNEVVERDYYFDEVINITKDYVRLLEQQKVASNN; encoded by the coding sequence ATGGCAAACGTTCGAGGGAATTGGACTAACTTGCGCCATCCCATTTTCTTCCTATTTACTGTCGCTGCTACCTTCGCGACCCTCGTTGTCGCTTCCTTGCTTCCTAAAGACGCACCTGCTCAAGGCCCGCTTGCTGGCCAAGATCGTCATCTTCCCGAGCGACACATCTCGCGAATGGTCTCGCGACTCCTTCTTCGCGATCATCTTTCGACCGCACCGCTGGACGATACCATCTCGCAACGAGCGTTCGACAAGTTCCTGAAGTTTTGGGATCCGCTCAAACTGTACTTCACCGAGGCCGATGTCGCCGAATTCTCGGCCAACCGCAATTTGCTGGACGACCAGGTCCGCAGCGGCAACACCGAGTTCGCTCACAAGGTCTTCGAACGTTTTATTCAGCGAACGCTGGAACGCGTGCAGACGGTCGACGACTTGCTGGCCAACCACGAATTCAACTTTGAAGAAGACGAAGTCTTTGTCACCGACGGCGATAAGGTCAAGTATCCGGCCAACGCCGCCGAAGCGACCGACCGTTGGCGTAAGCGCCTGAAGTACGATCTGCTGACCCAGCTTGCCGACGGCAAGAGCCTGGAAGAAGCTAAAGAACGTATCGGCAAGCGTTACCATAGCTACGCTCGCCGTATCGGTCAGACGAGCGAAGACGAGTTGCTGGAAGTCTTCCTGACTTCGGTGACTTCCGCCTACGATCCACACACCACCTACATGTCTCCTGGCACGCTCGAGAATTTCAATATTCAGATGCGTTTGAACCTGGAAGGTATTGGTGCTGCCCTGATGTCGGAAGATGGCTTCTGCAAGGTTTCCAAGGTGATTCCTGGTGGTGCTGCCGATAAGCATGGCAAGAAGAATGCTGATGAAAAGATCGAAGCTGGCGACTTCATCGTCAGTGTTGGCCAAGGCACCGACGGCGAAATGGTCGACGTAGTCGATATGAAGCTGAACGATGTCGTCGACATGATCCGCGGCAAGGCCAACACGGTCGTCCGCCTGGGCGTGAAGAAGAAGGGTAAAGGCGAAACGAAGATCTTCGACATTACCCGCGCCAAGGTCGAACTGAAAGACAGCGAAGCCCGCGGCGAAATCGTCGAGCAGACGACCGCCGAAGGCCACAAGATGAAGATCGGCTGGATCGACCTGCCATCGTTCTACTTGGACATGGAAGCCGCTCGCTCCGGTAACCCAAATGTCAAGCGAAGCACGATCGACGTCGCTCGACTTCTTGCGGACTTCCGCCAGAAAGGTGTCGAAGCCGTGGTGCTCGACCTGCGTCGCAATGGCGGTGGTAGCTTGACCGAAGCGATCGACCTGACCGGCCTGTTCATCGATCAAGGTCCAGTCGTTCAGGTGAAGGACGCTGACAACAACGTTCATCCTTACGAGGACATGAACCGCGGCATGCTGTGGGACGGCCCCCTGGTCGTGCTCACCAGCAAGATGAGCGCCAGTGCCAGTGAAATTCTCGCCGGTGCAATCCAGGACTACGGTCGCGGGATTGTCGTCGGTGACGAGCAAACCCATGGCAAAGGCACCGTGCAAACGCTGCTCGATCTGGGTCGCGAAGAATTGATGGGTGCCAACCCGGTCAATCCTCCGTCGCTGGGTGCTTTGAAGATCACGCTGCAGAAGTTCTATCGCCCAAGTGGTAAGAGCACGCAACTCAAGGGCGTCGAAGCAGACGTCGCATTGCCGGCTCTGACCGCCAACATGGACATCGCCGAAGGGGACCTCGATTACCCGGTTCCGTTCGACACCGTCCAGACGACCCGTTACCCAGTGAGCAATGCCAATGCGGCACCACTGGTTGCGGAACTCAACCGTCTGTCCGGGCAGCGTGTCCAGTCGTCGGAAGGCTTCACGAAGCTGAACAAGATGATCGAGACCTACCTGCAACAGAAAGACAAGAAGCAGGTCGATCTCAACAAGGCGAAATTCATGGCCGAGTACGAAGCCCTGAGCGAACGCGAAAAGGAAATCGAAAGCCTGGTTGGCGAAACGGATGAAGATCCCAACGAAGTCGTCGAACGCGACTACTACTTCGACGAAGTGATCAACATCACCAAAGATTACGTTCGTCTGCTGGAACAACAAAAGGTCGCCTCGAACAACTAA
- a CDS encoding PIG-L deacetylase family protein produces the protein MSDATNVVLCFMAHPDDAEILCGGVLIRLAELGWDVHIATAAAGDCGSEKLPGPEIAAIRKNEGIAAAKLIGGTYHTLAEPDVNVIFDKSTNRKAIDLFRQLCPTLVITHPREDYMLDHEQTHLLARSASFSFPIPNASSIPLSPGTHIPHLYYADPIEGLNPYTGEPVTPTVTIDVSDVIERKAEMLACHASQREWLRAHHGMDEYLEAMKRHSAQRGQLIGTNYAESFRQHLGHAFPQEDLLAQLLP, from the coding sequence TTGAGCGACGCGACGAACGTTGTTCTGTGTTTCATGGCTCATCCAGATGATGCCGAAATTTTGTGTGGCGGCGTACTCATTCGCCTAGCCGAGTTGGGCTGGGATGTGCACATTGCCACGGCGGCCGCCGGCGATTGCGGTTCCGAAAAACTGCCTGGGCCAGAGATCGCCGCGATTCGTAAGAACGAAGGGATCGCCGCGGCCAAACTGATCGGTGGAACCTATCACACGCTGGCTGAACCGGATGTGAACGTCATTTTCGACAAGTCCACCAATCGCAAGGCGATCGACCTGTTTCGGCAGCTTTGCCCAACACTGGTCATCACGCACCCGCGAGAAGACTACATGCTCGATCACGAGCAAACGCATCTGCTGGCCCGCAGTGCGTCGTTCAGCTTTCCGATTCCCAATGCTTCCAGCATTCCTCTATCGCCTGGCACCCATATTCCGCATTTGTATTACGCCGACCCGATCGAAGGTCTCAATCCATATACTGGCGAGCCGGTTACGCCAACGGTTACCATTGACGTAAGTGACGTCATCGAGCGCAAAGCCGAAATGCTGGCCTGCCATGCTTCGCAGCGCGAATGGCTTCGGGCACATCACGGCATGGACGAATACCTGGAAGCGATGAAACGGCACAGTGCCCAGCGTGGTCAACTGATCGGAACCAACTACGCGGAATCGTTTCGCCAACACTTAGGTCACGCGTTTCCCCAAGAAGATTTACTCGCCCAACTCCTCCCCTGA
- a CDS encoding zinc ribbon domain-containing protein, whose protein sequence is MECPACKKVNADKRFRCDHCNYGIRPVPAPPSNRPPRYIGDKGKESFDAKLARTYRCTNCRSHGANVRRIATTGAGITRLMDWQIHEFIVANCHYCGLVQQFDPRVVDKTHGGWKTLDFLFEI, encoded by the coding sequence ATGGAATGCCCTGCTTGCAAGAAGGTCAACGCTGACAAACGCTTTCGATGCGACCATTGCAACTATGGGATACGTCCAGTTCCGGCTCCGCCGAGCAATCGCCCCCCTAGGTACATCGGCGACAAAGGGAAGGAAAGCTTTGATGCCAAACTTGCTCGTACCTATCGCTGCACCAATTGTCGTTCTCATGGCGCGAACGTTAGAAGAATCGCGACCACAGGCGCAGGAATCACACGTCTTATGGATTGGCAAATTCATGAATTCATCGTTGCCAATTGCCACTATTGTGGGCTCGTCCAGCAATTTGATCCCCGTGTCGTCGACAAGACACATGGAGGGTGGAAAACGCTCGATTTTCTGTTCGAGATCTAG
- a CDS encoding glucosamine-6-phosphate isomerase — MARPISKVAPQWWDYTTLDEELLADAAKLTPEDLLQLSRPGFEVRIFDTLEELYCAEALEYIQAWQQSTPDNPCGICGPIGPTEQLPLVARMVNALGIDLKKLDAHFWGMDEWVDAEDNPVPVEFPLSFAKADKDLCFDRIDPKYSMPTANLHFPTGDLDAYSKSYDDIRCLVMQGGQGEVKHWAFNDPPKREGDYVDAPPPPEVYRELGTRVTDLHPMTVIQNARTSGGGYVPMVPTRACTVGPKETWKAERVSIWHPGHHDNPFGMRLSALMISKGIADTSVPMSLLADHPSVTFSYYRGGIGTVETEMH, encoded by the coding sequence ATGGCCCGACCGATTAGCAAAGTAGCACCGCAGTGGTGGGACTACACGACCCTCGACGAAGAGCTCTTGGCCGATGCCGCGAAGCTGACCCCGGAAGACCTGCTCCAGCTTTCTCGACCCGGTTTTGAAGTCCGCATCTTCGATACCCTGGAAGAGCTGTACTGCGCCGAAGCGTTGGAATACATCCAAGCCTGGCAGCAAAGCACGCCCGACAATCCATGCGGTATCTGTGGCCCGATCGGCCCTACCGAGCAGTTACCCCTGGTTGCCCGGATGGTCAATGCACTGGGGATCGACCTGAAGAAGCTGGACGCCCATTTCTGGGGCATGGACGAATGGGTCGACGCGGAAGACAACCCCGTGCCGGTCGAGTTCCCCCTTTCATTCGCTAAGGCCGACAAAGACCTGTGCTTCGACCGGATCGATCCGAAATACTCGATGCCAACCGCCAACCTGCACTTCCCCACCGGCGACCTGGACGCATACTCGAAGTCGTACGACGACATCCGCTGCCTGGTCATGCAAGGCGGACAAGGCGAGGTCAAACATTGGGCCTTCAACGATCCACCCAAGCGCGAAGGTGACTATGTCGATGCTCCGCCACCGCCGGAGGTGTATCGAGAGTTGGGGACCCGCGTGACCGATCTTCATCCGATGACCGTCATTCAGAACGCACGCACCAGCGGCGGTGGCTACGTCCCGATGGTTCCCACCCGGGCATGTACCGTCGGACCGAAAGAAACCTGGAAAGCCGAACGGGTTTCCATCTGGCACCCTGGCCATCACGACAATCCCTTCGGCATGCGGCTCTCGGCGCTGATGATCAGCAAAGGCATCGCTGACACAAGCGTTCCGATGTCGCTACTGGCCGACCATCCCAGCGTGACCTTCAGCTACTATCGTGGCGGGATTGGTACCGTGGAAACGGAAATGCATTAG
- the mscL gene encoding large conductance mechanosensitive channel protein MscL encodes MGLIGDFKKFALRGNLIDMAVGFTVGAAFTSVAKSLVSDIIMPPLGFLLGKSDFSDLFIVLNAPDPDKTYTTLAQAQEAGLTTINYGLFINNIIAFMLVAFAMFMIIRLINQLDKKLEDTFGGDKPQPGDPENKKCPYCLSTIPYRATRCAHCTAELSVAEQPSSDS; translated from the coding sequence ATGGGTTTGATTGGCGATTTCAAGAAGTTTGCGCTTCGCGGCAACCTGATCGACATGGCCGTTGGCTTTACGGTTGGTGCCGCTTTCACCTCGGTAGCGAAGTCGCTGGTCAGCGACATCATTATGCCTCCGCTCGGGTTTCTGCTCGGGAAAAGTGACTTCTCCGACTTGTTCATCGTGCTAAACGCCCCCGATCCCGATAAGACCTACACCACCCTAGCTCAGGCTCAGGAGGCAGGTCTTACCACGATCAACTACGGGCTGTTCATCAACAACATCATTGCATTTATGTTGGTGGCTTTTGCCATGTTCATGATCATCCGCTTGATCAATCAACTGGACAAGAAACTCGAGGACACGTTCGGCGGAGACAAACCACAGCCGGGTGATCCCGAGAATAAGAAGTGCCCTTACTGCCTTTCGACAATTCCCTATCGCGCGACGCGATGTGCACACTGCACAGCGGAACTATCCGTTGCCGAGCAGCCTAGCTCAGACAGTTAA